The proteins below are encoded in one region of Salmo salar chromosome ssa02, Ssal_v3.1, whole genome shotgun sequence:
- the LOC106591493 gene encoding rho GTPase-activating protein 19 gives MQGGSWGGGGVGGRPPVIFNPDFFVEKLRHESPEVFQELVLSNISRLIDLPGAEFSLLLGDEGGPKTLTGAGGGFFRSFNFLKRKDKEVVFGTPLTEGGIAQIYQLIEYLSKNLQVEGLFRVPGNSVRQQALKEQLNSGADIDLEAGGFHPNDVATLLKTFLGELPEPLLTHQHFHAHLKIADMTLLDEKGNKTSVPDKERQIEALQLLFLLLPQANRSLLKLILDLLYHTAKQQDKNKMSAFNLALMFAPHVVWPRDMVASDLQENLKKLNNGMAFLIKHSQKLFRAPMYMREHARMHFTGSKTLQTKDDIDLLSVTGFHAPVPLKRCWADPSQYLSPSSSSQGQQHHTEESLKELFRHVHDNMPNSAKKKKLLRQLAKQTTPGLAPGTPINNYQTPPAQEQETPPLPLLRRIHQEET, from the exons ATGCAGGGGGGATCTTGGGGCGGCGGTGGGGTTGGTGGCCGCCCGCCCGTCATCTTCAACCCAGACTTCTTTGTGGAGAAGCTACGTCACGAGAGTCCTGAGGTGTTTCAAGAGCTGGTGCTTagcaacatcagccgcctcatcGACCTTCCCGGTGCTGAGTTCTCTCTGCTGTTAGGGGACGAGGGAGGGCCCAAGACACTCACAGGGGCCGGAGGGGGATTCTTCCGCTCCTTCAACTTCCTCAAACGTAAAG ATAAGGAAGTGGTGTTCGGGACTCCTTTGACAGAGGGAGGCATCGCCCAGATTTACCAGCTCATCGAATACCTCAGCAAGA ACCTGCAGGTAGAGGGTCTGTTCAGGGTGCCAGGTAACAGTGTGCGGCAGCAGGCCCTGAAGGAGCAGCTGAACAGTGGGGCAGACATCGACCTGGAGGCAGGGGGCTTCCACCCCAACGACGTGGCCACCCTCCTTAAGACCTTCCTGGGAGAGCTACctgaacccctcctcacacaCCAACACTTCCACGCTCACCTCAAAATAGCAG ACATGACTCTGTTGGATGAGAAGGGCAACAAGACGTCAGTACCTGATAAGGAGCGTCAGATTGAGGCCTTACAGCTCCTCTTCCTGCTGCTGCCCCAGGCCAACCGCAGCCTCCTCAAACTGATCCTGGACCTGCTCTACCACACCGCCAAGCAGCAGGACAAGAACAAAATGTCTGCCTTCAACCTCGCCCTCATGTTCGCCCCCCACGTCGTGTGGCCCAGAGAT atGGTGGCCAGTGACCTCCAGGAGAATCTGAAGAAGCTAAACAACGGCATGGCCTTCCTCATCAAACACTCCCAGAAACTATTCAGG GCTCCTATGTACATGAGGGAGCATGCCAGAATGCACTTCACAGGATCTAAGACCCTGCAGACCAAG GATGATATAGACCTGTTATCTGTGACTGGTTTCCATGCCCCTGTTCCCCTGAAGAGGTGTTGGGCTGACCCGTCTCagtacctgtctccctcctcgtCGTCCCAGGGCCAGCAGCACCACACAGAGGAGTCCCTGAAGGAGCTGTTCAGACACGTCCATGACAACATGCCCAACTCTGCCAAGAAGAAGAAACTCTTACGACAG CTTGCTAAACAGACCACCCCCGGCCTGGCCCCAGGGACACCCATCAACAACTATCAGACCCCCCCGGCCCAGGAGCAAGAAACACCCCCGCTCCCGCTCCTTCGGAGGATTCATCAag AGGAGACATAA